The sequence GAACATTTCATTCCTATCACTCACATCGATTTATGTTGCTCCATCCCAGACGTTTCGCTTGAACTTATCGAACAAATGAATCGGCTTGCACCATTTGGAATGGGGAATCCGAAGCCACGTGTCCTTTTCCAACATGTGCAACTCGATACGTTGCGAAAAATTGGAACGGATCAAAACCACTTAAAATTGTTGTTAACGGAAGATGGAAAAACGTTAGAAGCGATCGGATTCGGTTTTGGCAACATCGGTGACGAAATTGCACCGGACGTTCATCTTTCGGTCGTAGGAGAACTTGCTATTAACGAATGGAACAACTTTCGAAAGCCACAGTTAATGATTCAAGATATAGCAGTGAATGAGTGGCAATTGTTTGATATGCGTCATATTCGTCATCCAAGTAAGTTCATGGCGTCGCTACCGAAAGAAAAGCGGTTATTGATCGCTTTTCATCGCGACACAGTAGACGCATTGCAATTGTCGGCATATGCAGATGAAATTGTATATGTGTCGAACGAACAAGAAGCGATAATTGATGTAAGTGGAAAGTATATTGTTTTTCTTGATTTGCCTCCGTCACAGCAAATCGTTAAAGTTTTATTAAGTTGTAGTTTACCCGAACGCATTTATGCGTTATTCTATCAAAGGGAGAATCACTTCTTTAGCGTATTGCCAACGCGTGAACATTTTAAGTGGTTATATTCATTTTTGCATAAGCGTAGTCCGTTTGATGTGCGACGTTACGCTGATGACTTAGCTCGCTCGCGCGGATGGACAAAAGAAACGATTTTGTTTATGATTCAAGTGTTTAAAGAACTTGGCTTTATAACTGTTGAAAACGGAATCGTTTCTTTAGTTTGCGATGTCCAAAAACGGGATTTAACGGAATCGCCTTCTTACCGACTGAAACAAGCGCAGGCAGAGCTCGAGCATATGTTTTTATACTCATCTTATTCCCAACTGAAACGTTGGTTTGATTCATTGTATGAGGAGGAAAATGTCAATGGATTTAAAACAATACGTCACGATTGTTCCTGATTTCCCAAAACCAGGAATTCAATTTAAAGATATTACAACAATTATGGATAAAGGGGAAGTGTACAAGTACGCAACAGATCAAATCGTCAATTACGCACGTGAAAAGAAAATTGATGTCGTTGTTGGACCAGAAGCGCGTGGTTTTATTATCGGTTGTCCAGTTGCTTATGCGCTCGGCGTTGGATTTGTCCCTGTCCGTAAAGAAGGAAAATTACCTCGCGAAGTCATTCGTGTCGAATACGGTTTAGAATACGGCAAGGACGTATTAACGATGCATAAAGATGCGATTAAGCCAGGACAGCGCG comes from Anoxybacillus flavithermus and encodes:
- a CDS encoding adenine phosphoribosyltransferase; translation: MDLKQYVTIVPDFPKPGIQFKDITTIMDKGEVYKYATDQIVNYAREKKIDVVVGPEARGFIIGCPVAYALGVGFVPVRKEGKLPREVIRVEYGLEYGKDVLTMHKDAIKPGQRVLITDDLLATGGTIEATIKLVEQLGGIVAGIAFLIELTYLEGREKLKGYDILTLMQF